In Juglans regia cultivar Chandler unplaced genomic scaffold, Walnut 2.0 Scaffold_683, whole genome shotgun sequence, the sequence TAACGTGTTGTTAAGGTGTTGATCTGACCGACTCTGACCACATCTctgtaaataaatatgttttgagtgCCTCCACAGTAAGTATTTCAATTCCCCACAATAAAGCTATTATTTCAATTTCCCACaatatttaggttgtgtttagatgttgaattgagttaagttgagatgataaaatattattagaatattattttttaataatattattattttgaaatttgaaaaaattaaattatttattatattttgtattgagatttaaaaaaattgtaatgatgaattgagatgaattgagatgagtttgagatccaaacgaagccttattATTGTCCATtccatatctcatctcatttaatataataaagacATAATTTACTACCAtcttaattacaataaattaataaaataaaatgaatatcatgatctctaatataatattataatttcataCAATAGTTCAAAGTTACAAGAGTGCAGTCAAGAATCTGATGGCAGACggctccattttttttatttattgattaagaaagtgattttaagtgtattaatatatttttttattttttaaatatattaaaaaaatgtgaaaagaaaaatgaaaaaaaaatagaaaagcaaCTAGCGGTCAAAGTGAGCAAACTACTCTAGACGgcagagtagcccgactcttTCTTCAAATGTAAAACATGAGTAACTCACTCCCCcattgtgttaaaaaaaaaaactacaatagTGTAGATATAAAAGCCAATAATTGTCAAAGGTCTGTGGCCTGGTTGGCATAATCCTCGGCTTTgaactttcaaaataaaagtctaAAATTCGAAACTCCAGTcccagattaaaaaaaaaaaaaaaaccaataattctGTCTAGTGGAAAATGAAGTATGCTAATTAGAAAGAATATCCAAAGTAGTCAAGAACATATTGCTTAAATGACACTCTTATTTAATTCTCTATCATATGCCATTCTCAAAATCATATCCCacgaacaaaaatattatttatcatcatcctattaatataaaaatatgataataaatagttttctaattattaaaaatcagataataatttaaaaaaattgataaatatcaCTTCAAGCCCACTTTGAAAGTTGGATCTGGTCTAACCTATAGCCCTGGCCTTGAATTCATTGTTAGTGGATTGGATTTAGTTAAATCTTCCAGCTTGGCATGATTTCATGCCCAAACCCAAATTCATGAAcagggttttatttttattttgtgtttttgttaaaaagagagaaaagaaatgtgaaagaCAATTTCTTCTGATGGATGATCCCTTGCTTGATTCCTTCTCTAACGCTTTTACAAACCTACTTTGAGTccagggaagggaagggaagggaagggagaAGTACGAGGAGAACAAAGTAAAGCATAAAATGGACATTTATTGCTATTTAATACCCATTATCACTGATGTAATCTACTAAAAAGTTGCTTGCAAAAATATCTCTCAGAATGGAGCTTATGCAAATTTCCCTGGCCCACTTGCTCGGGAAAGCTTTTGCTCTATCTTCGGTGGCCATACCTGCTGCCTATTTATATTTCACCAATAAACGCAAAGGTATGATTTCCATCTTTTGTGGCAATCGTGAATGTGTAAATAtagtgtaattatttttaaaaaaatgaataaatacatgattcacataaaaaaaattaattttttaatagtagatctcactctttttcaaagtgattacatgACGTTTGCACACTTCACGactgcatgtagcattactctttactAAAACAGGAAATTATCAATTTATCATTACCTCTCTAATACCTTCAAATTGGCAACTATTTCATATGTAAAACAACAAACCACCATTAATCAATTTTCCTAAAACTTGTCACTCCACTTCAGCTATCCCTACAAGGATGTCAAGTGTCAACATCTAACCACTACTTTGAATTAGTTTACCAACACCAACAACATTACTTACCTCCTTttctaaaatattgttatatatggAAAGAAATGGATATCAAATTTCTGAAATATATTTTCGTGCAAGTAGGAATTGTCAATCATCAAGGATCCATGCATTTGTCAACTTAACTGAAATTTGATTATTCCTGATACTCgatgatcaataaaaaaatgcatgtgaaCTTCTTTATCAAGCaagtttttaagaaaactatattTTGTACTCTCGTATTATCATTGTTTTTCAACTTGCAtgctaaaatatcaaaattgtcAATGTACAcgataaattatcaaattttaacaATTCGCAAACTCATTACTAACTGTTAAGATTGTGCTATACATGTACTATTTTTCATCGAAGTGAGTAGTCAGATTTTGACCAAACGTGTAAATTATCAAGATTTGATGGTCTAAGGCTGAGATTTGACAATTTCGGTAGTTTAGGATGCAATTGAGATAGCGGTGGTAATTCAGATGTGCAAAACataatttcttgtttttgtttttcaagttTTCTTATGGTCTTAAATTCCTTATTTGCCTGCCATATGATTGTTCTGGTGATGTCTGTCCAGGTTGTTTAAATCCTGACAAGTTCAACGAATTCAAACTTGTTAAGAAAACTCAGCTAAACCATAATACTGCAAGGTTCAGATTTAGTCTTCCTACACCCACTTCAGTATTGGGTCTTCCCGCCGGACAGTATGTAATTTGCAGGTTCAAGTAACTGATTCTGTCAGTGTCAATGATTTCAGAATTGCAATGCATTTGTCTTCTGCATAACTCTGATGTTTTGTTGTAGTGCATAAACACTTCAAAAGTTCTCTGAGGCATTGAAACCTTCTTGAAACATAGATTATGGGTGCATAATGTCTGAACTATCTTTTGATAAATTGAGTTATTTGTTTgctcattttgttaatttctcCAGTTATGCTTAGTGAATATGATTGTTCCAACAGTTTTTTGAACTCTCTTTATGTTGCTTTTATCAATTCCCCCAAAACTTAGTTGTCTGTATATACAAATAATGGACATCTAGTTGATGCAACAAGTGACAAGAATTGAAACCTAACAAGTGTTCCCTGGTTAAGCAGAGGAAAGGATAACCAAGGTGAAGAAGTGATTAGACCATATACACCAATTACTTTGGACTCTCATGTGGGTTACTTTGAACTGGTTGTAAAGGTATATCCCATCATCCCCCTTTCATATCTAAGAACATGTCTTTGCTCATTCATTTCAGTTTTATTCAGCAGAACTCGGTTTCTCATTTTGATTTTTCCTGTAAAAGATGTATCCCATGGGAAAGATGTCCCACCATTTTAGAGAGATGCGAGAAGGCGATTACCTGTCTGTGAAGGGCCCCACGGTACATATTCTATCTTTTGGGGGATACCCACTTGATACATGTGGATGTTGGTCTCTATTACAGATAATAGTGTTAGCCATGGAAATTCTGATAGATTGTTTAGAACTTCTGTTATGTACATGGGCTTGACACCTTGAAGTTGGCGACAATATTAGGTATGAACTCCAGTTACCCTTCATTGCAGATTCCTGTAAAATATGGTTGCAAGGACAATGCAAATCATTGCAAAACCTTTCGTAATCACACTGTTGATTGTTGAAATGGAACTTTACCATATGTAGGTTTTAAACAACTAGTAGTGATGAATTTGCCTTCAAAATGTTGTGGGCAAAATCATTTAAGCCACCCATTTTGGACCATATCCACTTCGGTTCTACATTAGATCCTACCCTATTATCTTAAGCAACAGTGGGAGCTATAAATGTATGCCTAAATCAGTTGGTATTATGTATTGCATACTCATCAGAACCAAGATTTTCAAATTCtctgtttttttcattttatgagTTAAATTTTCGTGCTTAAAAGGGGAGCTTTAAATACAAACCTGGCCAAGCTAGAGCTTTTGGAATGCTTGCAGGTGGCTCTGGCATAACCGCAATGTTTCAGGTACATATGTGAGCATTAAAAAGCAGAATTTCTTCCTGTTTAGTGTTCTGATTGGTATTATTGATCTTATCAAGCATTTTGTTGATTTAAAGGTTCTTATTTctacttctctctttctttgtttctttgtcATTCCTTTTGTTTCCAGCTCACTCGAGCCATACTAGAAAACCGGAAAGATAAGACCAATGTGCATCTTATCTATGCCAATGTCACCCTAGATGACATCCTGTTGAAGGTAATTTGCttgcttcatttttttcccttatagATGAGTGTGCAGTGCACTAGTTTTTCTTTactggatgaattagagaaaactTGTTCAACCAAACAGATAGTGCACCTGTCAGAATCATTTACAAGACCTTTGTAGCAGGGCACTCCAAACGGCAGAAACATAAATAAGACAAAGCAAATTACACAGAGAAAGACATCGATGGAAACAAACTAAATGTAATTGGAAACAGCAATAGCAATTCCTTAGCTTTGACAGAGTCTGGTTGATTCGTTCTGCATCCAAGTTGTCCtcataatatgaaattttcttttagaactATATCTTATTTACCTTTTCTGCAATTCTTGCATATAAAAGAAGATGTACcacatataaaaagaaatagagttAGTCTAGATACAGTGCCCAAATGGGGATTGCTCATGCAAGCCcatacagttatgtttaaaaaaaatacgggtCACAGAgtttcactttaatttacatATGATAGACATGAGGGTCCTTATCATTCTACCATTTCTTATATCAGACACATCGATCTCTTTCTCCAAGTCTCTTGAGTTAACTGTCTCTtgattcattattttctttgatgTAGTATTGATGAGAGTGCATTTTTTTTACGGACTTTCTGCAGGAAGAGCTAGATGCCTTTGCTAGAAATTTCCCTAATCGTTTCAAAGTCTTCTATGTCTTGAATGAGGTCAGTTCCTTTGGTACAACATTTCCTTCAAATATCTCTCTTTTTAGATGTGCTAAGG encodes:
- the LOC109017075 gene encoding NADH--cytochrome b5 reductase 1-like — protein: MELMQISLAHLLGKAFALSSVAIPAAYLYFTNKRKGCLNPDKFNEFKLVKKTQLNHNTARFRFSLPTPTSVLGLPAGQYVICRGKDNQGEEVIRPYTPITLDSHVGYFELVVKMYPMGKMSHHFREMREGDYLSVKGPTGSFKYKPGQARAFGMLAGGSGITAMFQLTRAILENRKDKTNVHLIYANVTLDDILLKEELDAFARNFPNRFKVFYVLNEPPVPWNGGVGFITKEMIQTHFPAPAPDVQILRCGPPAMNMAMKAHVDALGYTSDMCYNEP